In the genome of Nocardia sp. NBC_00416, one region contains:
- the betT gene encoding choline BCCT transporter BetT: MGGLNDPPDKDGSGPEPARAGASGTEPTDSGATPEAATAAHPEADRRSVNTPVFLTAAGLVLAFAIWALASPTSAETVVGGVKTFIVTWFGWWYFILATAIVGLVVFLGASRYGGYRLGPEESRPEYSLFTWTSMLFAAGIGIDLMFFSVAEPVYDYLHPPTGVPETNEAARAATTWTIFHYGISGWAMYALMGGALAYFAFRHNLPLTIRAALYPIFGRRVHGRWGDAIDVAAVLGTIFGIATSLGIGVVQLNYGLEKMFGISQGKAAQIGLIALSVIVATISATTGVDKGIRRLSELNVVLAIALLVYILVAGPADFLLNALVQNAGDYLSTFLDRTLDTFAWDRNPETSNEPSAWLDAWTLFFWAWWVAWAPFVGLFLARISRGRTLRQFVFGVLVVPFSFILLWISIFGNSALNVARGDREFAETTAARAEVGFYSLLEQYPGAPLLLGIATLTGLLFYTTSADSGALVMGNFTSKLPDPMADCARGTRIFWAVAIGLLTLSMLFAGTDGAITTLQNATIIMGLPFSFVLALIGIALLRAVRNDSYKRDSYRTTLPKALAAGRGPAEHGGWRRRLLATVHYPGPAATRRFVTNTVIPAMRAVTGEFGSMGVTATLDESGRNEDLPAPKLIVDQANEPRFEYRVCPVSAPTPTYAVLAQRSGDRYFRCEVYLAEGSQGYSLNSYGREQIIGDILDQYESHLGYLYLRRSASEHHEPKPGGDDVTERDPEGTPTA; encoded by the coding sequence ATGGGCGGTCTCAACGATCCTCCGGACAAGGACGGCAGCGGCCCCGAGCCGGCCCGAGCCGGCGCATCGGGCACCGAGCCCACCGATTCCGGCGCGACACCGGAAGCCGCCACCGCCGCCCATCCCGAGGCGGACCGCCGGTCGGTCAACACACCGGTGTTCCTCACGGCCGCCGGGCTCGTGCTGGCCTTCGCGATCTGGGCGCTCGCCTCGCCCACCAGCGCCGAAACCGTAGTCGGCGGGGTCAAGACCTTCATCGTCACCTGGTTCGGCTGGTGGTATTTCATCCTCGCGACGGCCATCGTCGGCCTCGTCGTCTTCCTCGGCGCCAGCAGGTACGGCGGCTACCGGCTGGGTCCGGAGGAGTCGCGACCCGAGTACAGCCTGTTCACCTGGACGTCGATGCTCTTCGCCGCGGGCATCGGCATCGACCTGATGTTCTTCTCGGTCGCCGAGCCCGTGTACGACTATCTGCACCCGCCCACCGGCGTCCCCGAGACCAACGAGGCGGCCCGCGCGGCGACGACCTGGACGATATTCCACTACGGCATCAGCGGCTGGGCCATGTACGCGCTCATGGGCGGCGCGCTCGCCTATTTCGCGTTCCGGCACAACCTGCCGTTGACCATCCGGGCGGCGCTCTACCCGATCTTCGGCAGGCGAGTCCACGGCCGCTGGGGCGATGCCATCGACGTCGCGGCGGTACTCGGCACGATCTTCGGGATCGCGACATCGCTGGGCATCGGCGTCGTGCAGCTCAACTACGGGCTGGAGAAAATGTTCGGCATCTCGCAGGGCAAGGCCGCCCAGATCGGGCTCATCGCGCTGTCGGTCATCGTCGCGACGATTTCGGCGACCACGGGCGTGGACAAGGGCATCCGGCGGCTGTCGGAACTCAATGTCGTCCTCGCGATCGCCCTGCTCGTCTACATCCTGGTGGCGGGCCCGGCGGACTTCCTGCTCAACGCGCTCGTGCAGAATGCCGGCGATTACCTGTCGACTTTCCTCGACCGGACGCTGGATACTTTCGCCTGGGACCGCAACCCGGAGACATCCAACGAGCCGAGCGCGTGGCTCGACGCCTGGACGCTGTTCTTCTGGGCCTGGTGGGTGGCCTGGGCGCCGTTCGTGGGCTTGTTCCTCGCACGCATCTCGCGTGGGCGCACTCTGCGGCAGTTCGTGTTCGGTGTGCTCGTGGTGCCGTTCAGTTTCATCCTGCTGTGGATTTCGATTTTCGGGAACAGCGCGCTGAACGTCGCGCGCGGCGACCGGGAATTCGCCGAGACGACGGCGGCACGGGCCGAGGTCGGCTTCTACTCGCTACTCGAGCAGTACCCCGGCGCACCGCTGCTGCTCGGCATCGCCACTCTCACCGGGTTGCTGTTCTATACGACGAGCGCCGATTCGGGTGCGCTGGTCATGGGCAATTTCACCTCGAAACTGCCCGATCCGATGGCCGACTGCGCACGCGGCACCCGCATCTTCTGGGCGGTGGCGATCGGTCTGCTCACCCTCTCGATGCTGTTCGCGGGTACGGACGGCGCCATCACCACCCTGCAGAACGCCACGATCATCATGGGCCTGCCGTTCTCGTTCGTGCTCGCGCTGATCGGTATCGCGCTACTGCGCGCGGTGCGCAACGATTCCTATAAACGCGACAGCTACCGCACGACACTGCCGAAGGCCCTCGCGGCCGGTCGCGGACCGGCCGAGCACGGCGGCTGGCGCCGCAGGCTGCTCGCCACCGTCCACTATCCCGGCCCGGCGGCGACGCGGCGGTTCGTCACGAACACCGTGATCCCGGCGATGCGGGCCGTCACCGGCGAATTCGGCAGTATGGGCGTCACTGCGACGTTGGACGAATCCGGCCGGAACGAAGACCTTCCGGCGCCGAAACTGATCGTCGATCAGGCGAATGAGCCCCGTTTCGAATACCGGGTGTGCCCGGTATCGGCCCCGACGCCCACCTACGCGGTGCTCGCGCAACGTTCCGGCGACCGTTATTTCCGCTGCGAGGTGTATCTTGCCGAAGGGTCACAGGGATATTCGCTCAACAGCTACGGCCGCGAGCAGATCATCGGCGACATTCTCGATCAATACGAAAGCCATCTCGGTTATCTCTACCTCCGGCGCTCGGCGAGCGAGCACCACGAGCCGAAACCGGGCGGCGACGATGTCACCGAACGCGATCCCGAAGGGACACCCACCGCATGA
- a CDS encoding SRPBCC domain-containing protein, with the protein MTGYIATAETDISASPEHVWAVLTDPEQIRRFMFGAEVHTDWQVGSPIVWQGEYEGRPYEDRGEILATEPGRLLTMTHYSPLGGRPDLPENYHTLTYELTGNGATTHLLLSQDNNASVEEAEHAGGMWEAHVAGIKQAAESD; encoded by the coding sequence ATGACCGGCTATATCGCCACCGCGGAAACCGATATCAGCGCCTCGCCGGAGCATGTGTGGGCCGTGCTGACCGACCCCGAGCAGATCCGCCGGTTCATGTTCGGCGCCGAGGTGCACACCGACTGGCAGGTGGGCAGCCCGATCGTCTGGCAGGGGGAGTACGAGGGACGGCCGTACGAGGACAGGGGCGAGATCCTGGCGACCGAGCCCGGCCGGCTGCTGACGATGACTCATTACAGCCCGCTCGGCGGCCGACCGGACCTGCCGGAGAATTACCACACGCTCACCTATGAGCTGACCGGGAACGGCGCGACGACGCATCTGCTGCTGAGCCAGGACAACAACGCCAGTGTGGAAGAAGCCGAGCACGCCGGCGGCATGTGGGAGGCACACGTCGCCGGAATCAAACAAGCCGCCGAAAGCGACTAG
- a CDS encoding serine hydrolase domain-containing protein, whose translation MSTTLTDQDKLTLRTAAYGAVSLLAAAGAAGKPHKIATAGSVALASATGLVGHVLADGSTGVDLKGKSVAGIADQVLPALTAAMTLLHEKAPAEVGNFRTTVLVALDAALLHQDRPSPTLAEMTRKITAALDAAATDSRSAPEAAAGQERPELQKAIDEIVDYGFTGITLRVHDERGQWAGSAGVAELGGTAKPPIDGHVRIGSNTKTFTATLVLQLVGEGKIELDTPAAAYLTEFELDPRITVRMLLQHTSGVFNFTGEYYEDGTMVAGIPSTVAGKEWVDNRFHTYRPEELVRLALSEPARFEPGAGWSYSNTNYVLARLLIERVTGNSFADELRRLITGPLGLSGTSAPTTETEIAEPHAHAYYRYEDAGQEQTVDVTRHNPSWISTGGDMISTTQDLHLFIAALMDGTLLPAPLLAEMCTPRPTGIPNMDYGLGVFVQKTEYGTVITHNGGAAGHGALMYSTLDGSKTMTGALNYVDDAALSLSAAFQKTQQLLVQEVFGGGQAEASDGRP comes from the coding sequence ATGTCCACCACCCTGACCGACCAGGACAAGCTCACCCTGCGGACCGCCGCGTACGGCGCGGTCTCGCTGCTCGCCGCGGCCGGTGCCGCCGGCAAGCCCCACAAGATCGCCACCGCGGGCAGTGTCGCCCTGGCGTCGGCGACCGGTCTGGTCGGGCATGTGCTCGCCGACGGGTCGACGGGCGTGGACCTGAAGGGCAAGTCCGTAGCCGGAATCGCCGACCAGGTGCTGCCGGCCCTGACAGCGGCGATGACGCTGCTCCACGAGAAGGCCCCGGCAGAGGTCGGCAACTTCCGCACCACCGTTCTCGTCGCCCTGGATGCCGCCCTGCTCCACCAGGACCGGCCCAGCCCCACCCTGGCCGAGATGACCCGCAAGATCACCGCAGCTCTGGACGCCGCCGCCACGGACAGCCGGTCCGCACCGGAAGCCGCTGCCGGACAGGAGCGCCCGGAACTGCAGAAGGCCATCGACGAGATAGTCGATTACGGTTTCACCGGGATCACCCTGCGCGTGCACGATGAACGAGGCCAGTGGGCCGGCAGCGCCGGGGTGGCCGAGCTGGGTGGGACAGCGAAACCTCCGATCGACGGACATGTACGGATCGGCAGCAACACCAAGACCTTCACCGCGACCTTGGTCCTGCAACTGGTGGGCGAAGGCAAAATCGAGCTGGACACCCCGGCGGCCGCGTATCTGACCGAGTTCGAGCTCGACCCGCGGATCACGGTACGCATGCTGTTGCAGCACACCAGCGGAGTTTTCAACTTCACCGGCGAGTACTACGAGGACGGGACGATGGTGGCGGGGATCCCCTCCACCGTCGCGGGCAAAGAGTGGGTGGACAACCGGTTCCACACCTACCGGCCGGAGGAGCTGGTTCGGCTGGCGCTGTCCGAACCGGCCCGGTTCGAACCGGGCGCGGGCTGGAGCTATTCCAACACCAACTACGTGCTGGCGAGGCTGCTGATCGAACGGGTCACCGGCAATTCGTTCGCCGATGAGTTGCGGCGACTGATCACGGGGCCGCTCGGGCTGTCCGGCACCTCGGCACCGACCACCGAGACGGAGATCGCCGAACCGCACGCCCACGCCTACTACCGGTACGAGGACGCCGGGCAGGAGCAGACAGTCGACGTCACCCGCCACAACCCCTCCTGGATCTCCACCGGCGGCGACATGATCTCGACGACCCAGGACCTGCACCTCTTCATCGCCGCACTCATGGACGGCACACTCCTGCCTGCTCCGCTGCTGGCCGAGATGTGCACACCGCGCCCGACGGGCATACCGAACATGGACTACGGCCTGGGGGTGTTCGTTCAGAAAACGGAGTACGGCACCGTCATCACCCACAATGGCGGCGCCGCGGGTCACGGGGCGCTGATGTACAGCACACTCGACGGCAGCAAGACCATGACCGGCGCGCTGAACTATGTGGACGACGCCGCACTGTCCCTGTCCGCGGCATTCCAGAAGACGCAACAGCTGCTCGTCCAGGAAGTGTTCGGCGGCGGGCAGGCCGAGGCATCCGACGGTAGGCCCTGA
- a CDS encoding DUF4097 family beta strand repeat-containing protein, with product MPTFETPDPIAVTVDVLSGSVTVIASDRADTVVEVRPAEESRKSDVRAAEQTRVDFTAGTLTVRTPKDWRTYTPFGGNPSVEVTIEVPTGSRLQATAAVGRLLGTGELGRCDLEIAAGDIIVERPLGSVIAKTAKGDIRIGEASRGVLRLETSMGELEVGIHPGSAARVETDARYGAVRNVLGPVDRPQENEDTVQVYAHNSYGNIIIRHATPA from the coding sequence ATGCCCACATTCGAGACACCGGACCCGATCGCCGTCACCGTCGATGTGCTCTCCGGCAGCGTCACGGTCATCGCCTCCGATCGTGCCGACACCGTCGTGGAGGTCCGGCCTGCCGAGGAGTCCAGGAAGAGCGATGTGCGCGCCGCCGAGCAGACCCGGGTCGATTTCACCGCCGGCACGCTGACCGTGCGGACGCCGAAAGACTGGCGGACCTACACTCCGTTCGGCGGCAACCCGTCGGTCGAGGTGACCATCGAGGTGCCCACCGGCTCCCGGCTGCAGGCCACCGCGGCGGTGGGCCGATTGCTGGGCACCGGCGAACTCGGCCGGTGCGACCTGGAAATCGCCGCCGGCGACATCATCGTCGAACGCCCACTCGGCTCGGTGATCGCGAAAACCGCCAAAGGCGATATCCGGATCGGCGAGGCATCGCGCGGCGTGCTCCGGCTGGAGACATCCATGGGCGAACTGGAGGTCGGTATCCACCCGGGCAGCGCGGCCCGAGTGGAAACCGACGCCCGGTACGGAGCCGTGCGGAATGTGCTGGGGCCGGTCGATCGGCCCCAGGAGAACGAGGACACCGTGCAGGTGTACGCGCACAACTCGTACGGAAACATCATCATCCGGCACGCCACCCCCGCGTAG
- a CDS encoding cytochrome P450 yields the protein MTRTVPVPNGLPMDRDAGPFDPPRDITRLREARPVSPLIFPDGHQGWLVTGYDAVRKVMADTRFSSRQDIGIVHVPYETPGIPAATEPSPQIPGLFIAMDPPEHTRLRRKLIGAFTVKRMKQLEEHIIEITERQLDEMARLTPPVDLVAHFALPVPSLVICELLGVPYADRQTFQTNSAKFLIKDQELDEKMAAYGAMTTYLAGLVTAKRAEPGDDILSDLARHDDLTIEELIGVAFLLLLAGHETTANMLALGTFALLEHPDQLAALRAEPDLFPDAVEELMRYLSVADIFYRYATEDIELGGETIPEGSTVVVSLLAANHDPQRFDDPDTLDIGRKARGHLSFGHGVHQCLGQQLARIEMRAGFAGLLNRFPTLELAVPAGEVRLRTDMNIYGVHELPVTWTGTTR from the coding sequence ATGACGCGAACCGTTCCCGTCCCCAACGGCCTGCCCATGGACCGCGATGCCGGGCCCTTCGACCCGCCCCGGGACATCACCCGGTTGCGCGAGGCCCGACCGGTCAGCCCCCTGATCTTTCCCGACGGCCACCAGGGCTGGCTCGTCACCGGCTACGACGCGGTCCGCAAGGTCATGGCCGACACCCGGTTCAGTTCCCGCCAGGACATCGGCATCGTCCACGTGCCGTACGAGACTCCCGGGATACCCGCCGCCACCGAACCCTCCCCCCAGATCCCCGGCCTGTTCATCGCGATGGATCCGCCGGAGCACACCCGGCTGCGGCGCAAGCTGATCGGCGCGTTCACCGTCAAACGCATGAAGCAGCTGGAAGAGCACATCATCGAGATCACCGAGCGACAGCTCGACGAGATGGCACGCCTGACCCCGCCGGTCGACCTGGTCGCCCACTTCGCGCTGCCCGTGCCCTCGCTGGTGATCTGTGAACTGCTCGGTGTCCCCTACGCCGACCGGCAGACCTTCCAGACCAACTCCGCCAAATTCCTGATCAAGGACCAGGAACTCGACGAGAAGATGGCCGCCTACGGCGCAATGACCACCTACCTGGCCGGGTTGGTCACCGCGAAACGCGCCGAACCCGGCGACGATATTCTGTCCGATCTGGCTCGCCACGACGACCTCACCATCGAGGAACTGATCGGCGTCGCCTTCCTGCTGCTGCTCGCCGGCCACGAAACCACCGCCAACATGTTGGCACTGGGCACCTTCGCACTCCTGGAGCACCCCGATCAGCTCGCCGCGCTGCGCGCCGAGCCCGACTTGTTCCCCGACGCCGTCGAGGAACTCATGCGCTATCTGTCCGTCGCCGATATCTTCTACCGCTACGCCACCGAAGATATCGAGCTCGGCGGCGAGACGATCCCCGAAGGATCAACTGTCGTCGTCTCACTGCTGGCGGCCAACCACGACCCGCAGCGCTTCGACGACCCGGACACCCTCGATATCGGTCGTAAGGCCCGCGGTCACCTGTCCTTCGGTCACGGCGTCCACCAATGCCTCGGCCAGCAACTGGCCCGGATCGAGATGCGGGCCGGGTTCGCCGGGCTGCTGAACCGCTTCCCGACCCTCGAGCTCGCCGTCCCCGCCGGCGAGGTGAGACTCCGGACCGATATGAACATCTACGGGGTCCATGAACTGCCGGTCACCTGGACCGGGACAACCCGCTAG
- a CDS encoding ferredoxin, whose translation MTSGAPMELRVDRERCIGAGMCVMTAPDVFDQDDEDGRVVLLARTPASHLERAVGEAADMCPSGAIVLGSGH comes from the coding sequence ATGACAAGTGGTGCACCGATGGAACTCAGAGTGGACCGGGAGCGCTGTATCGGCGCCGGCATGTGCGTAATGACCGCCCCCGACGTCTTCGACCAGGACGACGAGGACGGCCGCGTAGTGCTGCTGGCCCGTACCCCCGCATCCCACCTTGAGCGGGCCGTGGGCGAGGCCGCCGATATGTGCCCGTCCGGCGCGATCGTCCTCGGCTCCGGCCACTAG
- a CDS encoding BTAD domain-containing putative transcriptional regulator, with the protein MQIGILGPLEIRIDGGSIGIPGTRLRVLLIALALEPGRVIPKATLVDWIWGEQPPSDEANALQALVSRLRRLLPDGSLDGQAGGYRLTVEPRAVDAVRFEQLLDRARGGDEAKRAQLLREALDLWRGALMENVEVPDSAAVDAVIARFEGLRLAATEDLYEAEIRLGRGAELVPELTELVARNPARERLVAALMRALGAAGRGAEALTVYQRAREELADTLGVDPSPELSALHVALLRGEVGAPENERKTNLRAELTTFVGKYADVAAVRDLIADHRLTTLTGPGGSGKTRLALETARTMLEDLPDGAWVVELASVGPSGDVAQSALAALALRDALLGGAPDAEPMDRLVAALRERETLLILDNCEHVIESAAAFAHRVLGECRRLRILATSREPLGITGEALWQVEPLALPTEDAEAGEIESSPAVQLLRDRAGAVHRDLAADAHTLSTMARVCRALDGIPLAIELAAARLRTMSLDQLADRLDDRFRLLTGGSRIALPRHRTLRAVVDWSWELLSDAERMVLRRLAVFSGGASLEAAEQVCAGLELPDATIEQWEVLDLLTTLAEKSLLLTAVDDVSPAPRYRMLGTIGQYAADRLAEAGESESARRAHLAYFIGLAENAEPHLRRAEQLEWLGILEVEHGNIAVAMRGALAAGDATGAMRLAAAAGWYWWLGGHKAEGMELITAAAETTGEVDDGTRAMVYSLVVHFVSSGRNDERQVEEWIRKAHRFSLSSRARSPLLRFVTALEHMLQGPDAWLPAFEPLLTDDDPWVCALARLQLGKLRIVLGQEGRVADTYLETALTEFRAIGERWGISFALTELADRIAMRGEFAAACEHFDQAIAVVTEVGALEDIVRVRARQAQLYWLLGDAEASASAMAEAQRYADRCAWPNALAELALAKAELSRWRGDSDQAHRQIHIATTVLGSEAEQAHTSAVIHNMLGYLAADLGDAREHRAAAFHAASAAGYAPLIAQVLVGIADLALRAEQYEQAVRLLAASAGICGLADRSQPDAARIEQTARHGLDEANFTEAVEEGAQADWRELVAITLAC; encoded by the coding sequence GTGCAGATCGGGATACTTGGGCCGCTCGAAATCCGGATAGACGGCGGATCGATCGGGATACCGGGTACCCGGTTGCGGGTGTTGTTGATCGCCCTCGCGCTCGAGCCCGGCCGGGTGATTCCGAAAGCGACGCTGGTCGACTGGATCTGGGGTGAGCAGCCGCCCTCCGACGAGGCGAACGCCCTGCAGGCGCTGGTCTCCCGACTGCGCAGGTTACTGCCGGACGGGTCGCTCGACGGGCAGGCGGGCGGCTACCGGCTGACCGTGGAACCCCGCGCTGTGGACGCGGTGCGGTTCGAACAGCTGCTCGACCGGGCCCGCGGCGGTGACGAAGCCAAACGCGCCCAGCTGCTGCGCGAAGCCCTCGACCTGTGGCGCGGTGCGCTGATGGAGAACGTCGAGGTGCCCGACAGTGCGGCCGTCGACGCGGTGATCGCTCGATTCGAGGGACTGCGTCTGGCCGCCACGGAAGATCTGTACGAGGCGGAGATCCGCCTGGGCCGGGGTGCGGAACTGGTCCCCGAGCTGACCGAGCTGGTGGCCCGCAATCCGGCGCGGGAGCGGCTCGTCGCCGCGCTCATGCGGGCGCTCGGCGCCGCGGGCCGTGGCGCCGAGGCGCTGACCGTGTATCAGCGGGCGCGCGAGGAACTCGCCGATACCCTCGGCGTGGATCCTTCGCCGGAACTCTCCGCGCTGCACGTGGCGCTGTTGCGTGGCGAAGTGGGCGCGCCGGAAAACGAACGCAAGACGAACCTGCGCGCCGAGCTGACCACATTCGTCGGCAAGTACGCCGACGTCGCCGCTGTGCGCGATCTCATCGCCGACCATCGACTCACCACCTTGACCGGGCCCGGCGGATCGGGGAAGACGAGGCTGGCCCTGGAAACCGCGCGGACCATGCTGGAGGACCTGCCGGACGGCGCCTGGGTGGTGGAGCTGGCGTCGGTCGGCCCGAGTGGTGACGTGGCGCAATCGGCGCTCGCCGCGCTCGCGTTGCGTGACGCGCTGCTCGGTGGCGCACCTGACGCGGAACCGATGGACCGGCTCGTCGCGGCACTGCGCGAGCGCGAAACGCTGCTGATCCTGGACAACTGTGAGCATGTGATCGAGTCCGCGGCGGCATTCGCGCACCGAGTGCTCGGGGAGTGCCGCCGGCTGCGGATCCTTGCGACGAGCAGGGAACCGCTGGGCATCACGGGGGAGGCGTTATGGCAGGTCGAGCCGCTGGCGCTGCCCACCGAGGATGCGGAGGCGGGCGAGATCGAATCCTCCCCGGCCGTGCAGCTGTTGCGGGACCGGGCCGGTGCGGTGCACAGGGATCTCGCGGCGGATGCCCACACCCTGTCGACCATGGCGCGGGTCTGCCGGGCGCTCGACGGGATACCACTGGCGATCGAACTGGCCGCGGCCAGATTGCGCACCATGTCCCTCGATCAGCTCGCCGACCGGCTCGACGATCGTTTCCGGCTGCTCACCGGCGGCAGCCGTATCGCACTACCGCGGCACCGGACGTTGCGAGCGGTGGTCGACTGGAGCTGGGAGCTGCTCAGTGATGCCGAACGGATGGTCCTGCGCAGACTCGCGGTGTTCTCCGGCGGCGCGAGTCTGGAAGCGGCCGAACAGGTCTGCGCGGGTCTCGAACTGCCGGACGCCACGATCGAACAGTGGGAGGTACTCGATCTGCTGACGACGCTGGCCGAGAAATCGCTACTGCTCACCGCGGTGGACGACGTGTCTCCCGCGCCGCGCTATCGGATGCTCGGCACGATCGGGCAATACGCCGCGGACCGGCTCGCGGAGGCCGGCGAATCGGAATCCGCGCGCCGAGCGCATCTCGCGTACTTCATCGGACTGGCCGAGAACGCGGAGCCGCATCTGCGCCGCGCCGAGCAGTTGGAGTGGCTCGGCATTCTCGAGGTCGAACACGGCAACATCGCGGTCGCGATGCGTGGCGCGCTCGCGGCGGGTGACGCGACCGGGGCGATGCGTCTCGCGGCGGCGGCGGGTTGGTACTGGTGGCTCGGCGGGCACAAGGCCGAGGGCATGGAGCTGATCACCGCGGCCGCCGAAACGACCGGCGAAGTGGACGATGGGACCCGGGCGATGGTGTACAGCCTGGTCGTGCATTTCGTGAGTTCCGGGCGCAATGACGAACGTCAAGTGGAGGAATGGATCCGCAAGGCGCACCGGTTCAGCCTGAGCAGCCGGGCCCGCTCTCCGCTGTTGCGTTTCGTCACCGCGCTGGAGCACATGTTGCAGGGGCCGGACGCGTGGCTGCCCGCGTTCGAACCGCTGCTCACCGACGACGATCCGTGGGTCTGCGCACTGGCCCGGCTGCAACTGGGCAAGCTGCGGATCGTGCTCGGTCAGGAGGGGCGGGTCGCGGACACGTATCTCGAGACGGCGCTCACCGAATTCCGGGCCATCGGCGAGCGCTGGGGGATTTCGTTCGCGCTGACCGAACTGGCGGATCGAATCGCTATGCGCGGCGAGTTCGCCGCCGCGTGCGAGCATTTCGACCAGGCGATCGCGGTGGTCACCGAGGTCGGCGCGCTGGAGGACATCGTCCGGGTGCGGGCGCGGCAGGCTCAGCTGTACTGGCTGCTGGGTGACGCGGAGGCGAGCGCCTCCGCGATGGCCGAGGCACAGCGGTACGCGGATCGTTGCGCCTGGCCGAACGCACTGGCCGAATTGGCCCTGGCGAAGGCGGAGCTGTCCCGGTGGCGCGGTGACAGCGATCAGGCCCACCGGCAGATCCATATCGCGACGACCGTGCTCGGCAGCGAAGCGGAACAGGCGCACACCAGCGCGGTGATCCACAATATGCTCGGGTATCTCGCAGCTGACCTCGGCGACGCCCGGGAACACCGCGCCGCCGCCTTCCACGCGGCGTCCGCGGCGGGATACGCACCCCTCATCGCTCAGGTCCTCGTCGGGATCGCGGATCTGGCGTTGCGTGCCGAACAGTACGAGCAGGCCGTGCGGCTGCTCGCGGCGAGTGCCGGAATCTGCGGACTGGCAGATCGTTCCCAACCGGATGCGGCCCGGATCGAGCAGACAGCACGTCACGGCCTCGATGAAGCGAACTTCACCGAGGCCGTGGAGGAGGGCGCACAAGCGGACTGGCGGGAACTGGTGGCGATCACGCTCGCTTGTTGA
- a CDS encoding ABC transporter permease, which produces MSTLSTSLADSSIMLRRNAKHIARTPVTVFNAALMPVVMMLIFVYVFGSAFDVGGNYIDYATPGMILLAISYGLSGTAVSVSSDMSKGIINRFKVMDVSRGAVLTGHVVATILTNAVAIAAVVGVAFALGFRPPATALDWLGAIGIMAATSFAASWLTVALGMAAKTPESAGMGVVPLIMLPFVSTAIVPAEKMGQGVRQFAQYQPFTPIIESLRGFLTGNPSGGHTAAALAWCAGFALVGYLWSRATFNKRA; this is translated from the coding sequence ATGAGCACCCTGTCCACGTCGCTGGCCGATTCGTCGATCATGCTGCGACGCAATGCCAAACACATCGCCCGGACTCCGGTCACGGTCTTCAACGCGGCCCTGATGCCGGTGGTGATGATGTTGATCTTCGTGTACGTGTTCGGCAGCGCCTTCGATGTCGGCGGCAACTACATCGATTACGCCACCCCGGGAATGATCCTGCTGGCCATCAGCTACGGATTGTCGGGCACCGCGGTATCGGTGAGTTCCGATATGTCGAAGGGCATCATCAACCGGTTCAAGGTCATGGACGTCTCCCGCGGCGCCGTCCTGACCGGTCACGTCGTGGCCACCATCCTGACCAACGCGGTGGCCATCGCGGCCGTCGTCGGCGTGGCTTTCGCCCTGGGGTTCCGGCCGCCGGCCACCGCCCTCGACTGGCTCGGCGCGATCGGCATCATGGCGGCGACATCCTTCGCGGCCTCCTGGCTGACGGTCGCGCTGGGAATGGCCGCGAAGACTCCGGAATCCGCGGGCATGGGCGTCGTCCCGCTGATCATGCTGCCCTTCGTCAGCACCGCCATCGTGCCGGCCGAGAAAATGGGACAGGGCGTCCGGCAGTTCGCGCAGTATCAGCCCTTCACGCCGATCATCGAGTCACTGCGCGGATTTCTCACCGGCAACCCGTCCGGCGGCCACACGGCCGCGGCGCTCGCCTGGTGTGCGGGGTTCGCCCTCGTCGGATATCTGTGGTCGCGTGCCACGTTCAACAAGCGAGCGTGA